The proteins below are encoded in one region of Tamandua tetradactyla isolate mTamTet1 chromosome 9, mTamTet1.pri, whole genome shotgun sequence:
- the SLC25A22 gene encoding mitochondrial glutamate carrier 1 isoform X1: MADKQISLPAKLINGGIAGLIGVTCVFPIDLAKTRLQNQQSGQHLYTSMSDCLIKTIRSEGYFGMYRGAAVNLTLVTPEKAIKLAANDFFRHHLSQDGKKLTLLKEMLAGCGAGTCQVVVTTPMEMLKIQLQDAGRLAAQRKLLAAQAQPSGPGGVQPPETPRPTATQLARELLHSRGIAGLYKGLGATLLRDVPFSVVYFPLFANLNALGQPASGEKSPFYVSFLAGCVAGSTAAVAVNPCDVVKTRLQSLQRGVHEDTYSGFLDCTRKIWRHEGPAAFLKGAYCRALVIAPLFGIAQVVYFLGIAETLLGLLPQA, encoded by the exons ATGGCTGACAAGCAGATCAG CCTGCCGGCCAAACTCATCAACGGTGGCATCGCCGGGCTGATTGGGGTCACCTGTGTGTTCCCCATCGACCTGGCCAAGACGAGGCTGCAGAACCAGCAGAGTGGCCAACACCTGTACACCAGCAT GTCCGACTGCCTCATCAAGACCATCCGCTCTGAGGGCTACTTCGGGATGTACCGGG GGGCTGCTGTGAACCTGACGCTCGTCACCCCTGAGAAGGCTATCAAGCTGGCAGCCAACGACTTCTTCCGTCACCATCTCTCTCAGGACGG GAAGAAGCTGACCCTGCTGAAGGAGATGCTCGCTGGGTGTGGGGCGGGCACCTGCCAGGTCGTGGTCACCACCCCCATGGAGATGCTCAAGATCCAGCTCCAGGACGCCGGCCGCTtag CTGCCCAGAGGAAGCTCCTGGCCGCCCAGGCCCAGCCCTCGGGCCCAGGAGGGGTGCAGCCGCCAGAGACCCCCAGGCCCACGGCCACCCAGCTGGCACGGGAGCTGCTGCACAGCCGCGGCATCGCAGGCCTCTACAAGGGCCTGGGGGCCACGCTGCTCAG ggacgTGCCCTTCTCCGTCGTCTACTTCCCGCTCTTTGCCAACCTGAACGCGCTGGGCCAGCCGGCGTCCGGGGAGAAGTCGCCCTTCTATGTGTCTTTCCTGGCGGGCTGCGTGGCCGGGAGCACCGCCGCCGTGGCTGTCAACCCCTGCGACG TGGTGAAGACGCGCCTCCAGTCGCTGCAGCGCGGCGTCCATGAGGACACCTACTCGGGGTTTCTGGACTGCACCag GAAGATCTGGCGGCACGAGGGCCCCGCCGCCTTCCTGAAGGGCGCCTACTGCCGCGCCCTGGTCATCGCGCCCCTGTTCGGCATCGCCCAGGTCGTCTACTTCCTGGGCATCGCCGAGACCCTACTGGGGCTGCTCCCCCAGGCCTGA
- the CEND1 gene encoding cell cycle exit and neuronal differentiation protein 1, whose translation MESRGATGSGPKPDAKAAPSPAEAPAVPAAAEPGKREVRAQPQQLAAPSPAPAKKPPARPEPAQPPSRGSPDASPEPKGPGDGAEGDVGGPGRCPFEHLPPLLLAAGAAVAAAALVLGAAFLARKK comes from the coding sequence ATGGAGTCCAGGGGCGCTACAGGCAGTGGCCCCAAGCCCGACGCCAAGGCGGCCCCCAGCCCGGCTGAGGCCCCCGCCGTCCCCGCCGCTGCGGAGCCCGGGAAGAGGGAGGTCCGAGCGCAGCCGCAGCAGCTGGCAGCCCCCAGCCCGGCGCCCGCCAAGAAGCCCCCGGCCCGCCCCGAGCCCGCCCAGCCCCCCAGCCGCGGCAGCCCCGACGCGAGCCCTGAGCCCAAGGGCCCCGGGGACGGCGCCGAGGGGGACGTGGGCGGTCCAGGCCGCTGCCCCTTCGAGCACCTGCCGCCGCTCCTGCTGGCGGCGGGCGCGGCAGTGGCGGCCGCGGCCCTGGTACTCGGAGCCGCCTTCCTGGCGCGGAAGAAATGA
- the SLC25A22 gene encoding mitochondrial glutamate carrier 1 isoform X2, which yields MLAGCGAGTCQVVVTTPMEMLKIQLQDAGRLAAQRKLLAAQAQPSGPGGVQPPETPRPTATQLARELLHSRGIAGLYKGLGATLLRDVPFSVVYFPLFANLNALGQPASGEKSPFYVSFLAGCVAGSTAAVAVNPCDVVKTRLQSLQRGVHEDTYSGFLDCTRKIWRHEGPAAFLKGAYCRALVIAPLFGIAQVVYFLGIAETLLGLLPQA from the exons ATGCTCGCTGGGTGTGGGGCGGGCACCTGCCAGGTCGTGGTCACCACCCCCATGGAGATGCTCAAGATCCAGCTCCAGGACGCCGGCCGCTtag CTGCCCAGAGGAAGCTCCTGGCCGCCCAGGCCCAGCCCTCGGGCCCAGGAGGGGTGCAGCCGCCAGAGACCCCCAGGCCCACGGCCACCCAGCTGGCACGGGAGCTGCTGCACAGCCGCGGCATCGCAGGCCTCTACAAGGGCCTGGGGGCCACGCTGCTCAG ggacgTGCCCTTCTCCGTCGTCTACTTCCCGCTCTTTGCCAACCTGAACGCGCTGGGCCAGCCGGCGTCCGGGGAGAAGTCGCCCTTCTATGTGTCTTTCCTGGCGGGCTGCGTGGCCGGGAGCACCGCCGCCGTGGCTGTCAACCCCTGCGACG TGGTGAAGACGCGCCTCCAGTCGCTGCAGCGCGGCGTCCATGAGGACACCTACTCGGGGTTTCTGGACTGCACCag GAAGATCTGGCGGCACGAGGGCCCCGCCGCCTTCCTGAAGGGCGCCTACTGCCGCGCCCTGGTCATCGCGCCCCTGTTCGGCATCGCCCAGGTCGTCTACTTCCTGGGCATCGCCGAGACCCTACTGGGGCTGCTCCCCCAGGCCTGA